The genome window CGGGACGGTGTGTGAGGGTGTGgcagctcagagaggtaggACAGGGCAGAGCCATTCAGggatttaaagacaaaaaagaaactgtATCTTAAAAAGTATGGAGTCAGTTAAAGCTCAAATGGGGCAACAGAGGACACACTGACACTCACATAAAGTGCATTACAGTTAATCCAGAGAATTGGGAGAgaattgtctttattttggcCTGCTGGCAAAAGCATGAGAGCCATTTCAGCTCCTACGTGATAGTCAGCAACTACTTAATGGTTGTATATTCGTGCGTTGACATAGTGTTCCCTTTGTGTCCTTCTGCTTTCCCTTTTAATGCAAAGCACAGTggatttacttttaaataaaaatgcctGACACTGTACGCATGCAAATAATGTTGTCACGCCTCGACTGACACACTCGACTGGATTTCTTCATTTTCCGTAACGAGAGGAGTTTTGTCAGGTGGTGTTTTCACAGGTCATTTTCACAGTTTCTCAGATGGTgacctcatttttttttcttacgtATGATTTATAAACTCCTTGAGAGTGACGAGTGGAAAACAGAATGACTTAACagcaaaataataaagaaaggCTGATGATTTACATGATGATCTGTCACAGCTGGTAGACACTGACATTTTCAGCAGCTGATAAGAAAAGCCCTGTGATGGGTGCGTccgaaatgtaaataaagacaagtagagctgaaacaattactcgattaatcgattagtaatcgatgactaaatgaaaaatttgaagctttttcacgattaaaacaagatttctgattttttcagcttcttaaatgtgaatattttctggtttctttgctccatataaacaaagaaatcattcaaaactgaatcattttggtttgagaacataatttccaggtttgacaaacactgattaacatttttttaacattttctgacattttatggaccaaacgattgaaaacaatcaacagattaatcgattatcaaaataatcggTGGTTGAATCTCTAAAAAAAAGCCCCCGACAAATTCAAACTGATTACATCAATCCCATCATTTCAAATATCAACTTTAGACAGCTTAGCTCTGTTATCTGATGCCACTCGGAGAGGATATGGTGTGTATGACGTCATTTAATGAGTAAGTGTCATGCCTTCTCTTACTTTATATGCACGCCCACACTTACCCACACCCAACGTGTTCAAACGCCACAGAGTACATTAGTAAGAGGCAAGAACCCATTGCATATGCATATTATTAACCATTTCTGTCACACAAATGCAAATCAGAGCAAACAGCCGAGTCACAATCTTATAGTTGAGGGATTCATGAGAGGGATGTGTATCGAAAATACAGCCAGGAAGACAAGAAAAAGGACAAGAGGGGAGTAAGAGTGAAGTCTTCCTGAGAAAAGTGTCACTGTAAACTCACAGCGTTTCTCATCAGCGCCTGTGTGTGAGTCAGGACTGTTGGaatggttaaaaacaaacacacataagagATAAACACTGGTCTTCAGACCCACACAGCAGATGCTCATCTCTGGACTGACGTGAATTAAAGAGGCAACATTTGACATCCTTCTGCTAGATTGTGTGATAAATAACTCTCAGCGGTCTTGACTGTTTGCTCTGTGGCACGGATCAATCAATCTCAGAACTCTAACAGTACAGGTAGCAAAACTCTTTGTCAAATGAGAAGCAAGAAGTCCACGTAGAGGTGGTCCTCTCTGCTCGTGAGGGCCACAGTCACATCGAATGAAAAGTCAGACATGAGTGGTTTCAAACACAGCCTGAAATAAAGTTCACACACTATTCCCTGGTCAACATTTTAATTCTTCACACTGACATGAGTTAACACAAGGACACTGTAAATGGCCATGGTCATTGTGTCAGAGGTGCACACTGGCAGACCTCCTCACATTAATGTTCTCAAGGTCTCTTAGGACCAAAACAAGATGCTGTGGAGACTGGTCTGGTCTGCACAGACCACAGTGGAAATGGGAATGATGACCTTTACATCAGGCAGACTTTCAAGATTCTAGTGGACACGAAAGAATGGCCCAGGCCTAAAGCTGCATGACCCACACAAAAGGTCAGTCTCCTTATCGAAGGATGATCCATGTGTAAGACACAGGAATAAAGAAACAGCCCTGCATTTTAGCTCATATCGATATATGAACATTTGCTCCTGTTtactcaaacacacaagagTGGCTGACTATTGTTAATAGTTTTAAACATCATGTTGTATTTGTGAAGTTATAGTAAATAAAAAGGCTGTTGTGATGAATGTTCACAAGGAATATAATTACATCTTTGATATGATTGGTCAGTGAAGCACAACCTGTAACCAGGCACAGTTTTACATATTGGCCTCCTTTAAATCTGGCATTAAAAAGCATTTACTGTGATCCAAATACAATCTGATAGCacctgaccacttgtaagtacAGGACACACTGAGGATGGATTGTTATccgatctgccaaaccacttcgGGAGGTGGTCGGAGATGGATTGTGACCACattgaacagaagtgtaaatgcagcGAGTCTCTGATGCGTCTCCTATGTTGGCGTCTCCGAGCACAGCTGACGTGAAAGTGGCGACATAACTCCACAGTCAGTTTTCTGCTCGTTGAAGTTGACTGATGGTAGCGCACAGGATGTGAAGCAGTATTCTGCTGTTGAAGAAGAGTGGGAGGTGATGCAAGGGTGGGGCGATCGTGGTCAGATAGCAAAAGGATGTGGGCACTGGTgacggatgttaataccagatgTGAATGCACGTGCTGAAGCACTGATCTGATCACAGGAAACATAATCTAACATCAGGTATAAAGGGGACACAATGCAGTTGAAGGTAATAAACTTCAGCACCAGTTCCTCTTATTACAGCTGTTCACTTCAAGATCCAACACTTGTAAGAGCTGCTGAGCTTGgtcatgtttttacatgttttgtttttttttaaccatgatTGAACGAGCGTAGTTCAGCAGACTGGTCAGTTGGTCATCATTAATGTGCAGTAGACTAAGCAGTGTCCTGCACAGCTGTCAAAGTGGCTCACTCTTGCACTTGTCCACGGTTTGGTGGACAGTCCTCGACGTCCTGGACATGAGAGGCAAGACAACCCCGCTGTAGGAAAGTCTCTCCCTTCACTGGAAGTCTTCCTTCGGGTTCCTGAGGGCCAAACCGTAGCTTCGGTCAGCAGTCGAGTCAGGCATAATCAGGTGGCCTGTTTATCTGGGTGGCTCTTCAGCTTGTGGAATTTAACACTTTCCAGCTTCTCAAACCTCTTGTCACAGAACTCACAGGTGAAGTTGTAGTGGGCTTCTGAAGTGTGTTTCTTCATGTGCCAGTTCAGAGACGCACGCTGGCGACACTGGTAGCCACAgatttcacatcttaaaaggCGACATGGGTGAAGATGGAGGAgcacagaagagaagaggaagtgtTTAACGTTATTATTTGAATTCAACATTCGTCAAAGTACAAATCCCTATTCGTGTTAACTGAATGATCGAGTGTGACAGTAGGCATGTGCTGTGTGATCAATGTTGAATGGTGACGTACTGAAGTGGCGTTTCCCCCGTGTGCGTCCGCCTGTGAACCTCCAGGTGATTCTTACGCTTAAACGATTTTCCACACGTCTCACAGATGAAATCTCTCACCCctgtaaaataagataaattTTATGAATATTGGATCCAAACTTTCAGTGCAGATTATTCATCAGTCCACTTTCTTTCTGAACTTGCATATCTTCCAGCACATGGGATCCATGCGATATTTGAAAGGTTTACATAAACAacaatttacaaattaaaatcaaCAAATTTATTGTGAGTGCAAATACTGAAATGACCGGCTGACACCGGATACTTACACATAAAattgcaataaaataataattcctataTTATATTAGATCAGATATAAGAACATTGACACTTAATTTATCGTCATGGCTTGGTTTTATTCCTTAAAATCTATCGTACATACTTTACagcaaattaataataataattaataaaaaaaacatggttttatATGACCTTTCCCCCTGCAGTACTGTCAGGaaccactagggggcaacaGCTCTATGGTGATCACCTAAAACTTGCATTCAGAGAGGTGAGAAACTGGCACCACAGCTCACCTGAGTGGATGATCATATGGCGATGCAGGTGATTTGAAAGGTAAAACTTTTTCCCACAGCCTGGATGAGTGCAAACCTTGGTCCTCCCTTTCCTGTGAACTAGGTTCACGTGATTCTaaagtgaatgaaacaaaaaaaatgtcatttcagtCTTCAGATCAACAAACTGAAGCATGAACATACGCTGTTATTGTACCTGAAAGCTGCTAATAGCTACATAAACTTGACTGCAGCCCTCGTACGGGCAGTGGAACATCTTCAGCATCCCGTCAGCCTCGATGACTGGGCCTCGTCTGCTCCTCTTTGACCTgacactggaaaaacaaaagacaatagTTGGACGAAAGAGGGAAGACTATGCCTGCAGAGCTCCGAGTTCACACATCCTTAATTTATTTGAATGTCACTTCTTCTGTGACTTCATTATATAGAGTATGGGCACAACAAACCTGCTCCGCTGCAGTTCTCTGTCACTACTCAGCTCTAGAGCGTCATCTGTgggctgcagcagctgtttgtcacTCAGAcctgtaaaaaagaaatatagCAAAAACCGTATTATATATTATCAAGACTCAAGGAGAGACACTTGGCATTAAAACACATCCTGCATGTGTGTCTCCTCCGACCACATGAGAGCAGCTTCCCACAGTCTGTGGGTTTCTGTTCTCAGTGGTCACAGAATGTGCATTCAGgatacattttaataatataataataggaattaataaatacattcatcATTGTCCACTTGTGATGGGATCGCTCaggacagaccataatacctgGTCAGAACAGGGGCCTAGAATCCCTTTCAGGCAATTGAATTTCTATGTGTCTTTGCATTTCATAGACATCTGCTGAACGTAGCACACCTGTCATGGAGTCTTCATCCTCTGCCGTCCTGATTTTTGAGTCGCAAGCGCAAACCTGATTGTAGGCGACGCCCCCGATGACAGTGCATGTGACTTCCTCCATGTCTCCACCACCCACATTGAGCTGGATTCCCTCTGACGCGAGCGCCTCATAACTGGAGCCGGTGATGATAATTaactgagaaagaaaatgaaaaaaagtgttcTGTGTACTTATACCTCTTTTATCTAGTTCTACTGTTGACGGTAATATCATACCACCTCTTACAACTCTAGTACGTAACTtttacatataaacaaatgggttgtgcacacaggaagtgatttttttttatgtcaagacagaacagcaacattgtgcagATTAAaagagacgactgcaaacaggatggagtatgactgaaaacacaaagaagggcCCACAAAAAGTTTCCAGGAGTAAATTCTACTACTCAGTATACTCAGTTGTTCACCTTCTTGTCTCCACCTGTCCCTGCACTGCCAGGATCTCAGTCTCTGAGACACAAACTCACctgagtcaggtctgatagtcttCCACGATAGAGCCCATTTTCAAATGAGGACGCATACAAAcattgttacattgtttctgttcatgaagccCAAACAGAGGTGGAATAGTCACAACAACATatatcaccaaaagttacaaactacagctttaaatcaagATACTCATTTCACCGACCTGTGAGCCTTCCAAAGCCGCCCTCTGCTCAGGTATCTCACAGTTGCTCACTACCGTCTGCACAGTCTGGGGGTCAAACAGCTCACTCTGCTCCTGCACGGATGCTGGGACTGTCTGAGCACTCAGCTCCACAGAGCCACTCAAGGTCTGTGACAGCACCGGGTCCTCATCTGTCTTCTCCTGTTTGTCAGCTAAggctgttgtcatggtaacacaATCATAATTAT of Solea solea chromosome 16, fSolSol10.1, whole genome shotgun sequence contains these proteins:
- the znf653 gene encoding zinc finger protein 653, which encodes MAHSPTELESSLDADQAGEQVRGILRRCRGRPRLTDSDRAQRRLESRKKYDVRRVYLGESHKLWSELRRRTSLSDAGLAEYLILLNSTYGDKYQQKYSGKKIAPEVSVKQKKGRRERVSNLQSLVCWYQDHCHSCPHEPQLKALEPQPNFSTAALWQCESNHSFVQYLFSPPREASDSEQEEEEEEEDEGVNSDDNAEKTELVAAKGTESRRRRKETHKQFKDVDENVDVPEEQQTTTSPIKEDAALNLQSSSEAPSRDVPLIGQAVWEMEMEMEQQQGSPSSAFHSIPSEGEAEDLGQDSDAGEEEEIRTTPDNYDCVTMTTALADKQEKTDEDPVLSQTLSGSVELSAQTVPASVQEQSELFDPQTVQTVVSNCEIPEQRAALEGSQLIIITGSSYEALASEGIQLNVGGGDMEEVTCTVIGGVAYNQVCACDSKIRTAEDEDSMTGLSDKQLLQPTDDALELSSDRELQRSSVRSKRSRRGPVIEADGMLKMFHCPYEGCSQVYVAISSFQNHVNLVHRKGRTKVCTHPGCGKKFYLSNHLHRHMIIHSGVRDFICETCGKSFKRKNHLEVHRRTHTGETPLQCEICGYQCRQRASLNWHMKKHTSEAHYNFTCEFCDKRFEKLESVKFHKLKSHPDKQAT